Part of the Paludisphaera borealis genome, TTCTATGCATTTCCAGGACAGGCGCGGCCGTCACAGGAAGTTCGCCGGCGTCGAGCAGGTCGAATTCGAGGGCGATCTGTCGCCCCATCGATTCGGAAAACCCCTGCGACAACCGCAGGAAGGCTTCATGCGCCCGACTCGCGGCGAGCTGGGTTTCCAGGAATTGACGGAGCAAGGGGGATGACGATTCGCTCGGGCCTTCGGCCGAGAGGTTGAGCGTCGGTTGGTGAGCGATCGGATTGGACATGCTTGATAAATCATCCAGGACCGCGGCGGGCGAATCAGGCGCAAGAAAAACATCGACGAGGCCGAGCGCCGGCTCGGGATCGATCGGCCGGTCGGGTTCCGCCACCCGCTCGGCGGGGACGAGTCGCGGCGCCGAAGGCAGCCCGACCACCGCGCGGCCGCGATCGATCACGATCTCACGGCGATCGCCGGGGGCGTCGTCGGCTTGACCTTCAAGGGCTCCGTCGTAAAGGAATCCCAGGTCGACCGGAACCCCGGCGGCGATCAGTTCGCCCAGGGCTCGCAAGACCGCGTCGAGGGCGTCCCCCTCGGCGGGACAGGCCGAGACGGCCAGGTGGGGACGATCGCCGAGGATGCGGCCGATCAGTCGCGTGCACGACGAGCCCGGCCCCATTTCGAGGAAGACGCGAACCCCGTCGGCGTAGGCTTTCTCGACCACGCGCGGGAAGTCGATCACATGAGCGGCCTGGGCCGTGATCGCGGCGGCGGCGGTCTCGTGATCGGGCGTGTAGGCCGTCCCCCAGACGCCGCTGTAGAATGTCACGCCGTCCACCGGCGCGGTCTTCAGCTCGTGGAGCGCCCGGTACTCGGACTCGACGGCCCGGCCGACCTCGCAATGGACGGTGCTCACCAGCGGGAGCGGCAGGAACGGGCAACGCAGGGTTTGCAACACCCCGCGCACCGCGTCGCCCTGGCCGCCGATCACCGACTCGTCGACCGCGTTGCGGATCAAAACGTAGACGCGGTCGACGCCGGCGATCGCCGCGTCGACGTCGTCGCCCGAGCGCGGGACGATCCCCGCAACCCAGTCGACCGGCTCCGAGTCGGCCAGTCCCCACGCGCGGCGGGCGGTCGAGCAGGGGCCCGCCAGGTCGGTGGCGAACAGCGGCGAGGCCATGAGACGCTTCAGCATGTCGTCGCGGTCGGCCCACGCGCCGAGCGCGACGAGTGCCGCCGACTCGCCCAGGCTGTAACCCACGGCCGCGACGGGCTTCACGCCTAGCTTCTGAAAGAGAGCCGTCGTCAGCGAACCGACCGAGATCTGGCCGAGGATCGCGGGGCGGTGGTCGTCGATTCGAGTCGGCAGCGGACCGTTCCACCAGGCATCGGGCGCGAACTGGTCGCGGACCGTCGCGTAACGACTCTCCAGCTCGCCCAGCAGTTCCGGCCAGAGCGCCGAGAGCTGGCTCCCCATGCCGGCGAACACGTTGCCGAGCCCCGGATACGTCAGCGCGACTTGCGGCGGGCCGTCCCAGTCGAGCCTCGGCGGGAAGAACTCGACTCCCTCGATCGGTCGATCGTCGCGGACGGCTCGAATCGCCCGCGCGAGCGACGTGGCGTCGGCGGCGATCAGCGCCAGTGCGGGCGTTTCCGCTTCGTTGAGACCGGCTTGATGCCAGAGCCGCGCGAGGGTTTCGATGGGCCGCGACGGGTCTTCGGCGGCCAGGCTCTCAAGCTTCGCCAGACGCGCGGCGCGTTGGGTCGCGTCACGCCCGCCAACCGCGAAAATCGCCCGGGGATGGGGGCCGAGCGACCGGGTTCGAGTGGGCCGCGACGGGTCGTCGACGCCTTCGAGGACGATCGTCTGATCGAGCCCGCCGAGCCCTTGCTGACGGACCACGGCGACGCGCGGGCCGTCTTCGCGGTTCTGGAGCCAGTAACGGGGACCGATCGCGTCTGAAGGCGGAAGGATCGCCCGGTCGAGCGCGACGGCCGCCGCCGCGACGGCCGCCAGTCCCTCGGCCGCGCCCGTCCAGCCGATCGAGCGACGGACCGAATCCAGCGAGACGCCGACAGCTCGCGGATCGCGGATCACCGCGTAGATTCGATCGCCGTCGCGGACGGCGTCGGCATGGCGCTTGAGGACGAGGGCCGTGGCCCCCTCGCCGGGCGTGAAGGGTTCCGACGCGCCCACGAGCCTGCCGGCGGCGCGTGCCGTCCGTTCGTCGCCCGCCAGGTCGACGGCGCCGACGACGGCCGAATCGACCTCGCCCCGGGCGAGCCAATCGGCCGCCACGCGGAGGGCTTCCAGGCCCGAGTTCTCGTCGCACGAGACCGTGAAGCTCGGCCCGCCGATCCGGAATTCGCGGGCGATCCGGCTGGCTACCAGACCTCCCAATGATCCCATCGTCCGGTTGGGCGAGAGCGCGGGGTGGATCGCATCGCAGGCTTCGACGATCCAGTCGTCTAGCTCGCGCGGGGAGAGATTCCAGCCGAGTTCCGCGTTCCACTCCGGCGCCCGAGCGGTCAGCCACCAGCGGAGTTGAAAGTTCGTGGTGTTCAGGTCGAGGCCCAAACCGACCACGACGCAGGTTCGCAGGCCGGTATCGGACGACCAGCGCGCGTCGTCGATCGCCTCGGCCGCCGTCTGAAGCATGAGCGACTGCTGGAGAAGCATCGACTCCAGTTCGAGAGGCGGTATCCGAAATCGTCCCACCCGGACCCGGAGGCCGTCGAGCAGGTGTCCCGCCTTCGAATCAGTCTCGCCGCCGAGCACGCGATGTTGATAAGCCGGCAGCCCGCGCCAGGGGCCGAAATGGGCCGAGACGCCGACGATCGCCACCGGCTTGCTCGGCGAGGCGGGCGCTTTGACTGTCGACTCAATCGCAACCGGCTGGCCGGTCCATTCTTCGATCAGCATGTGAGCGTTGATCCCGCCGAACCCGAACCCGCTGATCGCCGCGCGTCGAGGGCGGCCGGACGGGGCCGGCGGCCACGGCTCGGCGGTCTTGAGGACGCGGAACGGGCTCTCGTCCAGTCCGAGTCGCGGCGACGTGTTCGTGTGGTTGGCCGTCGGCGGCAGCACTTTGTGCTCGATCGCCAGCAGCACCTTCAGCAGCCCCGCCGCGCCGGCCGCCGTGAGCATGTGACCGACGTTCGACTTCACCGAGCCGATCACGCAGCGGCCCGGGATCTCGATGGAATGATCCGACCACAGGGCCTTGAGGCTCTCGACTTCGACCGCGTCGCCGACGGGCGTGCCGGTCGCGTGGCACTCAACGAGGTCGACGTCGTCGGGCGACCATCCCGCCTGGTCGT contains:
- a CDS encoding beta-ketoacyl synthase N-terminal-like domain-containing protein, which produces MIEQRTSAVAIVGIGAILPGSPTARSFWRLVSAGLDATTEPPPGRWLLDPSRAYDPLVGRADRVYTTRGGFTDDEPLDVGDLAIDPALVARLDPTFRLALRTARDAWNAARTETIDRSRVGVIFGNIVLPTETTSSLTRETLGRTIEDALGVPPSGPSNDEPYNAFPAGLPASLVARALGFGGPAFTLDAACASSLYALKLACDELTTGRVDAMLAGGVSRPDALYTQMGFSQLRALSPRGRSAPFDDEGDGLIVGEGAGLFVLKRLDDAIRQGDVIHGVIRGIGLSNDLHGDLLAPSSEGQLRAMRAAYDQAGWSPDDVDLVECHATGTPVGDAVEVESLKALWSDHSIEIPGRCVIGSVKSNVGHMLTAAGAAGLLKVLLAIEHKVLPPTANHTNTSPRLGLDESPFRVLKTAEPWPPAPSGRPRRAAISGFGFGGINAHMLIEEWTGQPVAIESTVKAPASPSKPVAIVGVSAHFGPWRGLPAYQHRVLGGETDSKAGHLLDGLRVRVGRFRIPPLELESMLLQQSLMLQTAAEAIDDARWSSDTGLRTCVVVGLGLDLNTTNFQLRWWLTARAPEWNAELGWNLSPRELDDWIVEACDAIHPALSPNRTMGSLGGLVASRIAREFRIGGPSFTVSCDENSGLEALRVAADWLARGEVDSAVVGAVDLAGDERTARAAGRLVGASEPFTPGEGATALVLKRHADAVRDGDRIYAVIRDPRAVGVSLDSVRRSIGWTGAAEGLAAVAAAAVALDRAILPPSDAIGPRYWLQNREDGPRVAVVRQQGLGGLDQTIVLEGVDDPSRPTRTRSLGPHPRAIFAVGGRDATQRAARLAKLESLAAEDPSRPIETLARLWHQAGLNEAETPALALIAADATSLARAIRAVRDDRPIEGVEFFPPRLDWDGPPQVALTYPGLGNVFAGMGSQLSALWPELLGELESRYATVRDQFAPDAWWNGPLPTRIDDHRPAILGQISVGSLTTALFQKLGVKPVAAVGYSLGESAALVALGAWADRDDMLKRLMASPLFATDLAGPCSTARRAWGLADSEPVDWVAGIVPRSGDDVDAAIAGVDRVYVLIRNAVDESVIGGQGDAVRGVLQTLRCPFLPLPLVSTVHCEVGRAVESEYRALHELKTAPVDGVTFYSGVWGTAYTPDHETAAAAITAQAAHVIDFPRVVEKAYADGVRVFLEMGPGSSCTRLIGRILGDRPHLAVSACPAEGDALDAVLRALGELIAAGVPVDLGFLYDGALEGQADDAPGDRREIVIDRGRAVVGLPSAPRLVPAERVAEPDRPIDPEPALGLVDVFLAPDSPAAVLDDLSSMSNPIAHQPTLNLSAEGPSESSSPLLRQFLETQLAASRAHEAFLRLSQGFSESMGRQIALEFDLLDAGELPVTAAPVLEMHRNEAPPAVSTPSPAITFEPVALDRAQCLEFAIGSIGAVLGPAYAEIDSHPTRVRLPDEPLMLVDRILTIEGRLGSLTSGRVVTEHDVLPGAWYLDGGRIAPCVAIESGQADLFLAGYLGIDLITKGLAVYRLLDATVTFHRDLPAPGDVIRYDIVISSFFRQGETHLFRFGYDATVNGEPLMTMRDGCAGFFSEAALAAGKGIVPRPLDAKPRPGVRPDDWRDLTPSTPTTLDARQVDALRAGDLHAAFGSPFDQIDMADPLPLPGGRMTLVHRVETLDPRGGRFGLGLIRAEADIHPDDWFMVCHFVDDRVMPGTLMYECCQHTLRIFLMRLGWVGAADSVRYEPQTGVANRLQCRGQVVATTRTVTYEITIKELGYGPEPYAIADALMFADGKPIVEFTDMGLRLSGTTREELERLWEGARTSKLVYSLDQILAFSTGAPSDCFGERFRPFDSERFIARLPRPPYQFLDQVTILEGDLCVQAVGASAEAEYTVPPDAWYFDSDRQPHVPYAVLLEAVLQACGFVSAFMGSALTSDGPLKYRNLGGRGRQHRIVDRNSGTLRSSVRVVKINRSAGMLLHHFEMSIHDASGLVFDGDTYFGFFHPDALIDQVGVREAVPYELTDDERRISRSFPLPDAAPFPDRKWRMVEQVDAFVSQGGPNGLGFIEGSGAVDPGAWFFQAHFLGDPVWPGSLGLESLQQLLKVVAAERWDAGPDAVFDSPGLGVEHGWTYRGQIASTNRRVTTQAVITAVDDDRRLITADGLLRVDGKVIYQMSGFTLGLRSR